DNA sequence from the Actinomycetota bacterium genome:
GTGAGGAGGTGACGGCCTTGCGCTCGATTTCACGGAATCCTGCGGGGAGGTGATCTCCATGCGGAGCATCGACGTCTTCAGCCGCCCCCTGGAGTACCTCACCCCCCTGGGGGAGCAGGTGGGGGAGATCATCCGGGAATGGGTGGAGAAGGAGGTCATGCCCTACCGGAGGCAGTTCGACGAGGACTACCTGGAACACCGCCTCATCCACCCGCCCTTCAAGAAGCTCCTGGGAGAATATGGCATCCAGCGCATCCTCTTCCCAGAGGACCTAGGGGGCTGGGGCCTGGGGCACTCCGAGTACCTCTGCGTAGCCGCCTTCCGCATGTTCGAGGAGATAGCCCGTGCCGACTCGGGGATGGCCGTGGCCTTCGGGGTGGTCTTCTGGCCCCTGGTGCTCATCTGCTGCGAGCCCCACGTCAACCGGCGCCTGTGCGAGGAGTTCGCCCCCATGTTCACCGGGACCAAGGAGCCCGTCTTCTCCTGCCTGGCCATGACCGAGCCCCAGGGAGGCTCGGACATCGAGAACGTGGAGGTCCTCAAGGGAAGCACCATCCGCACCACCGCGGTACGCGACGGGGACGAGTGGGTGATCAATGGCCACAAGCTCTGGCCCACCAACACCGGCGGGGTGGCCGACCTCATGGCCGTGGTATGCACAACCAACCCGGGGTCCCGCAACCCCGACGACATCGCCATCATCTTCGTGCCCACCGATCGCCCCGGTGTGACCCAGG
Encoded proteins:
- a CDS encoding acyl-CoA dehydrogenase family protein, giving the protein MRSIDVFSRPLEYLTPLGEQVGEIIREWVEKEVMPYRRQFDEDYLEHRLIHPPFKKLLGEYGIQRILFPEDLGGWGLGHSEYLCVAAFRMFEEIARADSGMAVAFGVVFWPLVLICCEPHVNRRLCEEFAPMFTGTKEPVFSCLAMTEPQGGSDIENVEVLKGSTIRTTAVRDGDEWVINGHKLWPTNTGGVADLMAVVCTTNPGSRNPDDIAIIFVPTDRPGVTQGPPYEKAGMAADKNGDIWFENVRVPLWYRACGPGDDARYYGEVVSLGNMGSIAFAVGVMLNIYEKLQEYVNRKTYRGLPLKENDAVAGVLADFAATIEAVRIIGYQCARMCDRQDLYGPRWSPEIVARARAHRYFAADRALEAIGRVMNLMECFGPDRDWDVEKHWRDIKMVQLWLGGKQLSQMEVARWFFECETL